In the genome of Afipia felis ATCC 53690, the window ACGGTAATCGACTGAGTGCTCACCCCGATAGATCGGAGCTGAACATCGACCGCCGGCTTTTTGTCCTCAAGCTGCTGTTCATATTGCGTGACGCCGAGGTTAAAGGCTTGCTGTGCCGTGCAATAACTGAGAACCGAAACACCCAGCGCTAGTACCGATACAATCCCTGCGTAGTGGGCTGAGACGAGCCGATTCAGTTGCATTTGCGCTCTATCGGGTTGGCACCGAAATTGGCACCCAACTCATTTGAACGAGTTGTTATCAACGAGTACTGCGTGTGGGACGGAAGCTCAAAATACCAATAGAATAGGGCGTTCTGGTGCCAAGCGGGACTATCCGCATGGCCATTACTGTATTTCAAGACCGGTTCCTTAAACCACTCGGACACCTCTCCAGAATATCCCGCAGGAACGGCGTCTGTTTAGGGCACCTTCCAAGGCGGCGTCAACGCGCGGCTCAGGCTACCGCGGGATTGCCTGCCTGCAGGCTGGCCCACCATGCGCGAATGGCGGCTGGATTGTCGGGGATCATGGTCGTGCCGCCGGTAAATTCCGCCCATGCGTCCCGATGTTTCTCCGACACTGTGGTCAGGATTGGTTTTCCGGCGGAAGCCGCGGCCTCAAAAGCGGGACGCAGCCCGCGGCCCATGCCCTCCAGCTTGCCGAACTTGCTCAGCACGACGACATCGCTTGCCTCGATCTGCCCCAGCAGTGCCATACAGGCGGCATCGACGCCGCTGCCGTCAAGGTGGCACGAGGTGTCGCTTGGCGGCGTTTCCAGATACATCGAAAATCGCGCTTCGCTCGCAAGGTCGCGCAGAAAGCCGGCAGCGCAACTCCGGTCGGGCAGGGCATGCGCCTCGCCAATCAGCCCGACGACATTCACGCCTTCGCTGCGCCATTCCTTGACTTGCGCCTTGAACAACGACTGGATGGCCTGACTGTCAGAGCCGATTACAGTGGCGATGGATGCGGAGAGAGGCGTCATGGTCATGGCTCGCAAGGCTAGTGCCCCAGCATGCGTCATGGCTTGACATGGCTCAAGAGCCCATGGCGACGGGAATAGATTCG includes:
- a CDS encoding DUF2478 domain-containing protein; amino-acid sequence: MTPLSASIATVIGSDSQAIQSLFKAQVKEWRSEGVNVVGLIGEAHALPDRSCAAGFLRDLASEARFSMYLETPPSDTSCHLDGSGVDAACMALLGQIEASDVVVLSKFGKLEGMGRGLRPAFEAAASAGKPILTTVSEKHRDAWAEFTGGTTMIPDNPAAIRAWWASLQAGNPAVA